From the Nitratidesulfovibrio sp. genome, one window contains:
- a CDS encoding RluA family pseudouridine synthase, translated as MAEPLVVTAAEAGQKLVQYLQRRCGAPQSAIQRWVRTGQVRINGGRCKPFDRVAEGDVVRVPPFALAGGVHAPDAGADAGREAPAEAGGGKERGSAPRPELRESPLPVVGRAEGLLVLLKPAGLAVQPGTGHDDCVTARLAAQYAGADFLPTPAHRLDRDTSGLLLVATSYARLRALSDAFAAREGLVKEYLAWVAGRWPHAEALTLRDRLEKQGEPGRQKVRRVDGDGAAFRAARPGGHAAIFAACDEGAVHAACDDVAGRHAACTVTPLRPGDAASLLLVRLHTGRTHQIRVQLSERGHPIMGDRKYGGPACGQGMLLHAVRLTLPDGECFTALPDWSGRWKVDGGELPDAPAPADIAQP; from the coding sequence CAGTACCTGCAACGGCGTTGCGGCGCGCCGCAGTCGGCCATCCAGCGTTGGGTACGCACCGGGCAGGTGCGCATCAACGGGGGGCGCTGCAAGCCCTTCGACCGCGTGGCCGAGGGCGACGTGGTACGGGTGCCGCCCTTTGCGCTGGCGGGCGGTGTGCATGCTCCGGATGCCGGGGCGGACGCAGGGCGGGAGGCCCCGGCAGAGGCGGGCGGAGGAAAAGAGCGGGGCTCCGCCCCGCGCCCGGAGCTTCGGGAATCCCCCTTGCCCGTCGTGGGGCGCGCAGAGGGGCTGCTGGTGCTGCTGAAGCCCGCCGGGCTGGCGGTGCAGCCGGGCACCGGCCATGACGACTGCGTCACCGCCCGGCTTGCGGCGCAGTACGCCGGGGCGGACTTTCTGCCCACGCCCGCGCACCGGCTGGACCGCGACACTTCGGGCCTGTTGCTGGTGGCCACCAGTTATGCCCGGCTGCGGGCGCTGTCCGACGCCTTTGCGGCGCGCGAAGGGCTGGTGAAGGAATACCTGGCCTGGGTGGCGGGGCGCTGGCCCCACGCGGAGGCGCTGACCCTGCGCGACCGTCTGGAGAAACAGGGTGAACCCGGACGCCAGAAGGTGCGCCGGGTGGACGGGGATGGCGCGGCCTTTCGCGCCGCAAGGCCCGGCGGCCATGCCGCGATCTTCGCGGCGTGCGATGAGGGCGCGGTCCACGCGGCCTGCGATGATGTCGCGGGTCGCCACGCGGCCTGCACCGTCACCCCCCTGCGGCCCGGCGATGCGGCATCGCTGCTGCTGGTGCGCCTGCACACCGGGCGCACCCACCAGATCCGGGTGCAGCTTTCGGAGCGCGGGCACCCCATCATGGGCGACCGCAAGTACGGCGGCCCCGCCTGCGGGCAGGGCATGCTGCTGCATGCCGTACGCCTGACCCTGCCCGACGGCGAATGCTTCACGGCCCTGCCGGACTGGTCCGGACGCTGGAAGGTGGACGGCGGAGAACTGCCGGATGCGCCCGCCCCTGCGGATATCGCCCAACCCTGA
- a CDS encoding chemotaxis protein, with translation MSQTNILLEAGTNELEIVEFHLEESSTDPATPNYRGYYGVNVAKVLEIIRMPKVTGLPEVQHPSVLGAFNLRSHIIPLVDLSQWLGKQRTESEPPKVIVTEFNNVTTAFMVSGVNRIHRISWEEVEPPNKYVAALSNNSITGVVKLEGRIIFILDLEKIVADLNPQLGLRLDEAVDWSANTRYRALIADDSGLIREMLKDLMQKANFEVEAVNNGREAWERLVEIKRKAEQDKRPVTDYVQVLVSDIEMPSMDGHNLCKQVKEDPALKNLPVVLFSSLITDKLRHKGDSVGADDQISKPEVTALAKRCLALIEAAK, from the coding sequence ATGTCCCAGACCAACATCCTGCTCGAAGCCGGGACCAACGAGCTCGAGATCGTGGAATTTCACCTAGAGGAAAGCTCCACCGACCCCGCAACGCCCAATTACCGGGGCTACTACGGGGTCAACGTGGCCAAGGTGCTGGAAATCATCCGCATGCCCAAGGTCACGGGCCTGCCCGAGGTGCAGCACCCCTCGGTACTGGGGGCGTTCAACCTGCGCTCGCACATCATCCCGCTGGTGGATCTCAGCCAGTGGCTGGGCAAGCAGCGCACCGAAAGCGAACCGCCCAAGGTCATCGTTACCGAATTCAACAACGTGACCACGGCGTTCATGGTCTCCGGCGTCAACCGCATCCACCGCATCAGCTGGGAGGAAGTGGAGCCGCCGAACAAGTACGTGGCGGCGCTGTCCAACAACTCCATCACCGGCGTGGTCAAGCTGGAGGGGCGGATCATCTTCATCCTGGACTTGGAGAAGATCGTTGCCGACCTCAACCCGCAACTGGGACTGCGCCTGGACGAGGCCGTGGACTGGTCGGCCAACACCCGCTACCGCGCCCTCATCGCCGACGATTCGGGCCTGATCCGCGAAATGCTGAAGGACCTGATGCAGAAGGCCAACTTCGAGGTGGAGGCCGTGAACAACGGCCGGGAGGCCTGGGAGCGGCTGGTCGAAATCAAGCGCAAGGCCGAACAGGACAAGCGCCCCGTGACCGACTACGTGCAGGTGCTGGTTTCGGACATCGAAATGCCCAGCATGGACGGTCACAACCTGTGCAAGCAGGTCAAGGAAGACCCGGCGCTGAAGAACCTGCCGGTGGTGCTGTTCTCGTCACTGATCACCGACAAGTTGCGCCACAAGGGCGATTCGGTGGGGGCCGACGACCAGATTTCCAAGCCCGAGGTCACGGCGCTGGCCAAGCGGTGCCTGGCGCTCATCGAGGCGGCCAAGTAG
- the ispH gene encoding 4-hydroxy-3-methylbut-2-enyl diphosphate reductase, which produces MKIVRARTAGFCMGVSLALRKLDREVTESNAPIATLGPIIHNPQVMAHYEERGVRCLRDTAQVTPGQRVVIRAHGIPVAEETALNATGASVVDATCPKVKRAQLGIAEERGRGGTLLLFGEADHPEVRGLLSYAGEGATVFGSLDELKGLALPDDVNYFLAAQTTQDRAAFEDVVAWLRQRLGRDIPVLQTICDATRKRQQEAVDIARRVQAMVVVGGFDSGNTRRLADVARAQGVFTVHVETVDQLPVDELRKKSVIGLTAGASTPKSLIDAVQRFLESL; this is translated from the coding sequence ATGAAGATCGTCCGCGCCCGCACTGCGGGCTTCTGCATGGGGGTCAGCCTGGCCCTGCGCAAGCTGGACCGCGAGGTGACCGAAAGCAATGCGCCCATCGCCACCCTTGGCCCCATCATCCACAACCCGCAGGTCATGGCCCACTACGAGGAGCGCGGGGTGCGCTGCCTGCGCGACACCGCGCAGGTCACTCCCGGCCAGCGGGTGGTCATCCGCGCCCACGGCATTCCCGTGGCCGAGGAAACGGCCCTGAACGCCACCGGCGCCTCGGTGGTGGACGCCACCTGCCCCAAGGTCAAGCGCGCCCAGCTCGGCATTGCCGAGGAACGGGGCCGGGGCGGCACCCTGCTGCTGTTCGGCGAGGCCGACCACCCGGAAGTGCGCGGGCTTTTGTCCTACGCCGGGGAGGGTGCCACGGTCTTCGGCTCGCTGGACGAGTTGAAGGGGCTGGCCCTGCCCGACGACGTGAACTATTTCCTGGCCGCCCAGACCACCCAGGACCGCGCGGCCTTCGAGGACGTGGTGGCCTGGCTGCGGCAGCGCCTGGGCCGCGATATCCCCGTGCTGCAAACCATCTGCGACGCCACCCGCAAGCGCCAGCAGGAGGCCGTGGACATTGCCCGGCGGGTGCAGGCCATGGTGGTGGTAGGCGGCTTTGACAGCGGCAACACCCGGCGCCTGGCCGACGTGGCCCGCGCGCAGGGGGTGTTCACGGTGCACGTGGAGACCGTGGACCAGCTTCCCGTGGACGAGTTGCGAAAAAAATCAGTCATTGGACTAACGGCAGGGGCCTCTACGCCGAAAAGTCTTATTGACGCCGTGCAGCGGTTTCTGGAATCCTTGTAA
- a CDS encoding tRNA-dihydrouridine synthase family protein yields MTDTASPAPHLSEAPPLRPDAPWLAPLAGYSDLPFRLLCREHGAAACCTEMVSAKGLLYHSPGTRDLLATTPEDAPLVLQLFGADADIMRTVMPGLLEQGFRWFDLNMGCSVPKVVKTGCGSAMSRDMDNALAVARAMVEVAGAGRVGFKMRLGWQMGEETWREMALRLQDAGAGWITLHPRFARQGFGGGARWSALQELAATLSIPVIASGDLFTAADAVRCVREAGVATVMFARGAMNNPAVFDEYRALLAGSQPPPPDADRLKALIRRHLELALAHSGERTALLKMRTFVPRYVRHIPGVRALRNRLASCLDRDLLEELLETHLTQQAFAEDGGNTDTTAHPAHSDGDARP; encoded by the coding sequence ATGACCGACACCGCATCCCCCGCACCCCACCTTTCCGAGGCCCCGCCCCTGCGGCCCGACGCCCCCTGGCTGGCCCCGCTGGCCGGGTATTCCGACCTGCCCTTCCGCCTGCTGTGCCGCGAACACGGCGCTGCTGCCTGCTGCACCGAAATGGTCAGCGCCAAGGGGCTGCTGTACCACAGCCCCGGCACGCGCGACCTGCTGGCGACAACGCCGGAAGACGCACCGCTTGTCCTGCAACTGTTCGGGGCCGACGCGGACATCATGCGCACGGTCATGCCGGGGCTTCTGGAACAGGGGTTCCGCTGGTTCGACCTGAACATGGGATGCTCGGTGCCCAAGGTGGTCAAGACGGGCTGCGGCTCGGCCATGTCCCGCGACATGGACAACGCCCTGGCCGTGGCCCGCGCCATGGTGGAGGTGGCCGGTGCAGGCCGGGTGGGCTTCAAGATGCGGCTGGGCTGGCAGATGGGTGAGGAAACCTGGCGCGAGATGGCCCTGCGCCTTCAGGACGCGGGCGCGGGCTGGATCACCCTGCACCCCCGCTTCGCGCGGCAGGGCTTTGGCGGCGGGGCACGCTGGAGCGCCCTGCAAGAGCTTGCGGCAACGCTGTCCATTCCGGTCATCGCCAGCGGCGACCTGTTCACGGCGGCGGACGCGGTGCGCTGCGTGCGCGAGGCGGGCGTGGCCACGGTGATGTTTGCGCGCGGGGCCATGAACAACCCCGCCGTCTTCGACGAATATCGCGCCCTGCTGGCCGGGAGCCAGCCGCCGCCGCCCGATGCCGACCGGCTGAAGGCGCTCATCCGCCGCCATCTGGAACTGGCCCTGGCCCATTCCGGCGAACGCACCGCCCTGCTCAAAATGCGCACCTTCGTGCCGCGCTACGTGCGCCATATTCCCGGCGTGCGGGCGCTGCGCAACCGGCTGGCCTCGTGCCTGGACCGCGACCTGCTGGAAGAACTGCTGGAAACCCACCTGACGCAGCAGGCGTTCGCCGAAGACGGCGGCAACACCGACACCACCGCCCACCCCGCCCACTCCGACGGAGATGCCCGGCCATGA
- a CDS encoding SulP family inorganic anion transporter, whose translation MSDTADTPGTPHATGGPPDPADPASSANPGSSAPPPPSPPSGGPSCPVPPRGLGDKLLCAALPFVESLRSYSMQALRADMLAALTVAVVALPQSMAYAVIAGVHPRYGLYAAIVPVIVAALWGASRYLIAGPTNAIAMLLFATMAETVVNGVPLSALPEETRMAYVFGVAILAGLLQVVMGLARLGELVHFISHSVMVGFTAGAAVLIAVGQLKNLLGVSIGNAPTFLELVLSTVRHLPQTNPWALGTGLFAMAVALGIARVHRRLPAAFLAVAASGVAAWALDLGAHGVKVVGAIPAGLPPFSLPPAPDAQVMRDLFMPALAIALLGVVEALSIAKTLAGARGEQVDGSREFVAQGLANISAGFFSGIPGSGSFTRSAVNFVAGARTRFAGALSGVITLLAVLLLAPLAAYIPIAALAGILMIIAWGMIDKHGIALALKATRADRTVLLATFAATLLLDLEKAVFVGVLLSLVLFLRKVSHPLVSRMDTCDSPELQGLPAGPCCPNLAVYSIEGTLFFGAVDELEQRLYEYEDFGHRAVILHLRQVHWVDATGVHAFQQFLRKCQRRGVALVLSGVKPAVRAVFERSGLLPQLGADNMAETLSDALALCYRRYLKGAVCDACKSSNEGRCRRDHHAGGSDGTGGTGGTGTGAEDATVPSVMAGTGAMADAGTDAGRPGGGAQA comes from the coding sequence ATGTCCGACACAGCAGACACGCCAGGCACGCCCCACGCAACCGGTGGCCCCCCCGATCCCGCCGATCCGGCCAGTTCCGCCAATCCCGGCAGTTCCGCCCCGCCGCCGCCGTCCCCGCCTTCCGGCGGCCCTTCCTGCCCGGTGCCCCCGCGCGGCCTGGGCGACAAGCTGCTGTGCGCCGCCCTGCCCTTCGTGGAAAGCCTGCGCAGCTATTCCATGCAGGCGCTGCGGGCCGACATGCTGGCCGCGCTGACCGTGGCCGTGGTGGCCCTGCCGCAGTCCATGGCCTATGCGGTCATTGCCGGGGTGCATCCCAGGTACGGGCTGTACGCGGCCATCGTGCCGGTGATCGTGGCCGCGCTGTGGGGAGCCTCGCGCTACCTCATCGCGGGCCCCACCAACGCCATCGCCATGCTGCTTTTCGCCACCATGGCCGAAACCGTGGTCAACGGCGTGCCCCTGTCCGCCCTGCCGGAAGAAACGCGCATGGCCTACGTGTTCGGCGTGGCCATCCTGGCCGGGCTGCTTCAGGTGGTCATGGGCCTGGCCCGGCTGGGCGAGTTGGTGCACTTCATCTCCCATTCGGTGATGGTGGGCTTTACCGCCGGGGCGGCGGTGCTCATTGCCGTGGGACAGCTCAAGAACCTGCTGGGCGTCAGCATCGGCAACGCGCCCACGTTCCTCGAACTGGTGCTGTCCACCGTGCGTCATCTGCCCCAGACCAACCCGTGGGCGCTGGGCACGGGGCTGTTCGCCATGGCCGTGGCGCTGGGCATCGCGCGGGTGCACCGCCGCCTGCCCGCCGCGTTCCTGGCCGTGGCCGCGTCGGGCGTGGCCGCATGGGCGCTGGACCTTGGCGCGCACGGGGTGAAGGTGGTCGGGGCCATCCCCGCCGGGTTGCCGCCCTTTTCGCTGCCGCCCGCGCCCGACGCGCAGGTGATGCGTGACCTGTTCATGCCCGCCCTGGCCATTGCCCTGCTGGGCGTGGTGGAGGCGCTGTCCATCGCCAAGACCCTGGCAGGTGCGCGGGGCGAGCAGGTGGACGGCAGCCGCGAATTCGTGGCCCAGGGGCTGGCCAACATTTCCGCCGGATTCTTTTCCGGCATTCCGGGCAGCGGTTCGTTCACCCGCAGCGCCGTCAATTTCGTGGCCGGGGCGCGCACCCGCTTCGCCGGGGCGCTTTCCGGCGTGATCACCCTGCTGGCGGTACTGCTGCTGGCCCCGCTGGCCGCGTACATTCCCATTGCCGCGCTGGCGGGCATCCTGATGATCATTGCCTGGGGCATGATCGACAAGCACGGCATTGCTCTGGCGCTGAAGGCCACCCGCGCCGACCGCACGGTGCTGCTGGCCACCTTTGCCGCCACCCTGCTGCTGGACCTGGAAAAGGCCGTGTTCGTGGGGGTGCTGCTGTCGCTGGTGCTGTTTCTGCGCAAGGTGTCGCATCCGCTGGTGTCGCGCATGGATACCTGCGACAGCCCGGAATTGCAGGGGCTGCCCGCCGGGCCGTGCTGCCCCAACCTGGCCGTGTATTCCATAGAGGGCACGCTGTTCTTCGGGGCCGTGGATGAACTGGAACAACGCCTGTACGAATACGAGGATTTCGGGCACCGCGCGGTGATCCTGCATTTGCGCCAGGTGCACTGGGTGGACGCCACGGGCGTGCACGCCTTCCAGCAGTTTCTGCGCAAATGCCAGCGGCGCGGGGTGGCCCTGGTGCTGAGCGGGGTAAAGCCCGCCGTGCGCGCGGTGTTCGAACGATCCGGCCTTTTGCCGCAACTGGGCGCGGACAACATGGCGGAAACCCTGTCCGACGCCCTGGCCCTGTGCTACCGCCGCTACCTCAAGGGCGCGGTGTGCGACGCCTGCAAGTCTTCCAACGAAGGACGCTGCCGCCGCGACCACCACGCCGGGGGCAGTGACGGCACCGGGGGAACGGGCGGCACGGGCACGGGGGCGGAAGACGCGACGGTTCCCTCGGTCATGGCGGGCACCGGCGCCATGGCGGATGCCGGTACGGATGCAGGGCGTCCCGGCGGGGGCGCCCAGGCATGA
- the fliR gene encoding flagellar biosynthetic protein FliR codes for MDIFAFDTAAMLSFVLTFMRVSLVLFLLPFFGADAAPMQVKVALCMVFTLALWPHVSLPGGQMPTHPFSLIVLLAGELIMGLMLGMTVHFLFAGIQTGGQVLATQMGFTMITLADPLTGASVSITSHLLYMVAMLSFLVLDGHLFMLRAFVRTFELVPAGGLLLTPPLMKEIVALSGSMFVLAVKIAAPVLVSLFLVELALALMARAAPQMNLLMIGFPLKIAVGFFFIGMLFTIMADKIREFIVGMDPMMLHLLQAASPLLNR; via the coding sequence ATGGATATCTTCGCCTTCGACACCGCCGCCATGCTCAGCTTTGTTCTCACCTTCATGCGGGTGAGCCTGGTGCTGTTCCTGCTGCCCTTTTTCGGGGCCGACGCGGCGCCCATGCAGGTCAAGGTGGCACTGTGCATGGTGTTCACCCTGGCGCTGTGGCCGCACGTGTCCCTGCCGGGCGGGCAGATGCCCACGCACCCCTTTTCGCTCATCGTGTTGCTGGCGGGCGAGCTGATCATGGGCCTGATGCTGGGCATGACCGTGCACTTCCTGTTCGCGGGCATCCAGACCGGCGGCCAGGTGCTGGCCACCCAGATGGGCTTCACCATGATCACCCTGGCCGACCCGCTGACCGGGGCCAGCGTCAGCATCACCTCGCACCTGCTGTACATGGTGGCCATGCTCAGCTTTCTGGTGCTGGACGGGCACCTGTTCATGCTGCGGGCCTTCGTGCGCACCTTCGAGCTGGTGCCCGCTGGCGGGCTGTTGCTTACCCCCCCGCTGATGAAGGAAATCGTGGCCCTGTCCGGTTCCATGTTCGTGCTGGCCGTCAAGATCGCCGCGCCGGTGCTGGTTTCGCTGTTTCTGGTGGAACTGGCCCTGGCGCTCATGGCCCGCGCCGCCCCGCAGATGAACCTGCTGATGATCGGCTTTCCGCTCAAGATCGCCGTGGGCTTCTTCTTCATCGGCATGCTGTTCACCATCATGGCCGACAAGATCCGCGAATTCATCGTGGGCATGGACCCCATGATGTTGCACCTGCTGCAGGCGGCCAGCCCCCTTCTGAACCGCTGA
- the flhB gene encoding flagellar biosynthesis protein FlhB — translation MAQSDPSKTEKATPKRRNKARNKGNVPKSQELTKALTILAGSVGLLFYIDFLAKDMQTIFRHFLGNAFGFNPNQQNVIKLLMWIAGELAAMLLPIMLFIGFTAWLVLRLQVGQLWTTEVFKFNWSRFNVLAALKRMFASPETFMRLGKSLLQALFIGVAPYIIIRREMHNFLPLYYSDAQGVGVYMLKTGWDMVRYALVPMFIIAIADFWYTRWSYEENLKMTKDETKDERKQAEGDPVIRAQQRRKMMQMMAKRMLQDVPKADVVITNPTHFAIALRYDATEAPAPIVLAKGADNLAQKIKEVAREHGVPIRENKPLAQALYKAVEVGDMIPAELFQAVATVLASLWKFKAGRAS, via the coding sequence ATGGCGCAGAGCGATCCGAGTAAAACAGAAAAAGCAACGCCGAAACGGCGTAACAAAGCGCGCAACAAGGGCAACGTCCCCAAGTCGCAGGAACTCACCAAGGCCCTGACCATTCTGGCGGGCTCGGTGGGCCTTTTGTTCTACATCGACTTCCTGGCCAAGGACATGCAGACCATTTTCCGGCATTTCCTCGGCAACGCCTTCGGGTTCAATCCCAACCAGCAGAACGTCATCAAGCTGCTGATGTGGATTGCCGGAGAACTGGCGGCCATGCTGCTGCCCATCATGCTGTTCATCGGGTTCACCGCGTGGCTGGTGCTGCGGTTGCAGGTAGGCCAGTTGTGGACCACCGAGGTCTTCAAGTTCAACTGGTCGCGTTTCAACGTCCTTGCGGCGCTGAAGCGCATGTTCGCCTCGCCCGAAACGTTCATGCGCCTGGGCAAGAGCCTGTTGCAGGCCCTGTTCATCGGTGTTGCGCCGTACATCATCATCCGGCGCGAGATGCACAACTTTCTGCCCCTGTACTACTCCGACGCCCAGGGCGTTGGCGTGTACATGCTGAAAACCGGGTGGGACATGGTGCGCTATGCCCTGGTGCCCATGTTCATCATAGCCATAGCGGATTTTTGGTATACCCGCTGGAGCTATGAAGAAAACCTGAAGATGACCAAGGACGAAACCAAGGACGAACGCAAGCAGGCCGAGGGCGACCCCGTGATCCGCGCCCAGCAGCGCCGCAAGATGATGCAGATGATGGCCAAGCGCATGTTGCAGGACGTGCCCAAGGCCGACGTGGTCATCACCAACCCCACCCACTTCGCCATCGCCCTGCGCTACGACGCCACCGAGGCCCCGGCCCCCATCGTGCTGGCCAAGGGCGCGGACAACCTGGCCCAGAAGATCAAGGAAGTGGCGCGCGAGCACGGCGTGCCCATCCGCGAGAACAAGCCGCTGGCACAGGCTTTGTATAAAGCGGTGGAAGTCGGCGACATGATTCCCGCCGAACTGTTCCAGGCCGTGGCCACCGTGTTGGCCAGCCTGTGGAAATTCAAGGCGGGGCGGGCATCGTAG
- the flhA gene encoding flagellar biosynthesis protein FlhA — protein MAAKPGYAPKIDYQRFAKQGDLLLAGGVVTILFVMLVPLPTFFLDMLLSLSISLSLVILVTSMFMLSPLEFSIFPSLLLVTTLLRLALNVASTRLILLHGDEGTDAAGQVIQAFGEFVVGGNYVIGAVIFMILFILNKIVITAGTTRIAEVAARFTLDAMPGKQMAIEADLNAGLIDEEEATARRTNIRKEADFYGAMDGAGKFVQGDVNAGMFITMINVIGGILLGVFQKDMEWRDALTTYTLLSIGDGLVATIPSIIVSTAAGLIVSRAAAEAKMGEEFVGQLSYNSRALKLVSGVLMLFALVPGLPTLPFLTFGAGLYGMSRLVGDKQDAEAAADAKGAKGAKGKKKGDSLDTPEEVQTLLPLDTLELEVGYGLIPLVDEDQNGNLLSRIRSIRRQFALDMGVVVPSLHLRDNLQLKPGQYCVLVKGNQVASAEILVDHYLAMDPGNAKHRIRGIETREPAFNLPALWIPESQKEEAMLAGYTVVDPSTVIATHLTEVFKRHLGDFLGRQEVQGLLDNLAKHAPKAVEELVPGILPLGTVQKVLQSLVRENVSIRDLLTIAETLADYGPAVKNADTLTEYVRERLARSIVKQYMDSEGGLPIVTLDQAVEKTVQEAIRQTDGGNYLALNPGIAQRLIQRVNNAVERAVNTDGQPVILASPVSRPHLAQLLMRFLPNVPVISQAEIPSDIRLQSVGSVAFD, from the coding sequence ATGGCTGCCAAACCAGGATACGCACCCAAGATCGACTACCAGCGCTTTGCCAAGCAGGGCGACCTGCTGCTGGCGGGCGGCGTCGTCACGATCCTGTTCGTCATGCTGGTGCCGCTGCCCACGTTTTTCCTGGACATGCTGCTCTCGCTCAGCATCTCGCTGTCGCTGGTGATCCTGGTCACCTCCATGTTCATGCTCTCGCCGCTGGAATTTTCCATCTTCCCGTCGTTGCTGCTGGTCACCACCCTGCTGCGGCTCGCGCTCAACGTGGCCTCCACCCGCCTCATCCTGCTGCACGGCGACGAAGGCACCGACGCGGCGGGCCAGGTCATCCAGGCCTTCGGCGAATTCGTGGTGGGCGGCAACTACGTCATCGGCGCGGTCATCTTCATGATCCTGTTCATCCTGAACAAGATCGTCATCACCGCGGGCACCACGCGCATCGCCGAAGTGGCCGCGCGCTTCACCCTGGACGCCATGCCCGGCAAGCAGATGGCCATCGAGGCCGACCTGAACGCCGGGCTCATCGACGAGGAAGAAGCCACCGCCCGCCGTACCAACATCCGCAAGGAAGCCGACTTCTACGGCGCCATGGACGGCGCGGGCAAGTTCGTGCAGGGGGACGTGAACGCAGGCATGTTCATCACGATGATCAACGTCATCGGGGGCATACTGCTTGGCGTCTTCCAGAAGGACATGGAATGGCGCGACGCGCTGACCACCTACACCCTGCTGTCCATCGGCGACGGCCTGGTGGCCACCATTCCCTCCATCATCGTCTCCACGGCGGCGGGCCTCATCGTCTCGCGCGCGGCGGCGGAAGCGAAGATGGGCGAGGAATTCGTGGGCCAGTTGTCGTACAACTCGCGCGCGCTCAAGCTGGTGTCCGGCGTGCTGATGCTGTTCGCCCTGGTGCCCGGCCTGCCCACGCTGCCGTTCCTTACCTTTGGCGCAGGGCTGTACGGCATGTCGCGCCTGGTGGGCGACAAGCAGGACGCGGAGGCCGCCGCAGATGCCAAGGGCGCCAAGGGCGCCAAGGGCAAGAAGAAGGGCGATTCGCTGGATACGCCGGAAGAAGTGCAGACCCTGCTGCCCCTCGACACCCTGGAACTGGAAGTGGGCTACGGCCTGATTCCCCTGGTGGACGAGGATCAGAACGGCAACCTGCTCTCGCGCATCCGCTCCATCCGCCGCCAGTTCGCCCTGGACATGGGCGTGGTGGTGCCCTCGCTGCACCTGCGCGACAACCTGCAACTGAAGCCCGGCCAGTACTGCGTGCTGGTCAAGGGCAACCAGGTTGCCTCGGCGGAAATTCTCGTGGACCACTATCTGGCCATGGATCCGGGCAACGCCAAGCATCGCATCCGGGGCATCGAAACGCGCGAGCCGGCCTTCAACCTGCCCGCCCTGTGGATACCCGAATCGCAGAAGGAAGAAGCCATGCTGGCGGGCTACACCGTGGTCGACCCTTCCACGGTCATCGCCACCCACCTCACCGAGGTGTTCAAGCGCCACCTGGGCGACTTCCTGGGCCGCCAGGAGGTGCAGGGCCTGCTGGACAACCTGGCCAAGCACGCGCCGAAGGCCGTGGAAGAGCTGGTGCCCGGCATCCTGCCGCTGGGCACGGTGCAGAAGGTGCTGCAAAGCCTGGTGCGCGAGAACGTTTCCATCCGCGACCTGCTGACCATCGCGGAAACCCTGGCCGACTATGGTCCGGCGGTGAAGAACGCCGACACCCTGACCGAGTACGTGCGCGAACGCCTGGCCCGCTCCATCGTCAAGCAGTACATGGACAGCGAGGGCGGCCTGCCCATCGTCACCCTGGACCAGGCCGTGGAAAAGACCGTGCAGGAAGCCATTCGCCAGACCGACGGCGGCAACTACCTGGCCCTCAACCCCGGCATCGCCCAGCGGCTCATCCAACGGGTGAACAACGCGGTGGAGCGCGCCGTGAACACCGACGGGCAGCCGGTCATCCTGGCCTCGCCCGTGTCCCGGCCCCATCTGGCCCAACTGCTGATGCGCTTTCTTCCCAACGTCCCCGTGATCTCGCAGGCCGAGATTCCTTCGGACATCCGGCTGCAATCGGTGGGCAGCGTGGCCTTTGATTAA